The Toxorhynchites rutilus septentrionalis strain SRP chromosome 3, ASM2978413v1, whole genome shotgun sequence genome includes a region encoding these proteins:
- the LOC129775827 gene encoding malectin-A, translating to MTMHTHMFCVLLGTLLGLSQLTTAAQPNVIYAINAGGEAHVDSHGIKYARDPLMGKVGTDSDYGKQLLMINRVKPNDEILYQTERYHYETFGYELPIAGDGEYVLILKFCEVYFNAPNMKMFDVQINNRHTVVSDLDIFSLVGKGTAHDEYVYFTVSRGKLYYKEEESEIRTGKVKVDFVKGYKDNPKINAIVLIKGYDDTTLPQLSPLMVEQPVPEPLEESPTTSSIADGDAQVDTKNKQRKTSGPKQPNPYSLDESSMMLPVFIAIGAFIPLLFCLCRL from the coding sequence ATGACGATGCATACACATATGTTTTGTGTCCTATTGGGGACATTGTTAggattatcacaattgacaacTGCAGCTCAGCCGAACGTCATTTATGCGATCAATGCCGGTGGCGAGGCTCACGTTGATTCTCACGGAATAAAATACGCACGAGATCCGCTGATGGGTAAAGTTGGAACCGATTCGGATTACGGAAAGCAGCTTTTGATGATCAACCGTGTGAAGCCGAACGATGAAATTCTGTATCAAACGGAGCGATATCATTACGAAACGTTTGGATATGAGCTACCGATAGCGGGTGACGGAGAGTATGTCCTCATCCTGAAATTCTGTGAAGTGTACTTCAATGCGCCGAACATGAAAATGTTCGATGTTCAAATCAACAATCGGCACACGGTTGTCTCCGATTTGGATATATTCTCTCTGGTAGGGAAAGGAACTGCCCACGATGAGTACGTATACTTCACGGTGTCCAGGGGCAAACTGTACTACAAAGAGGAAGAATCCGAAATACGCACTGGAAAGGTGAAAGTAGATTTTGTCAAAGGATACAAAGATAATCCAAAGATCAACGCAATTGTGTTGATCAAGGGCTACGATGATACGACATTGCCTCAGCTGTCTCCGCTTATGGTTGAGCAACCAGTACCAGAACCGCTTGAAGAATCGCCTACCACCAGCTCGATTGCGGATGGCGATGCCCAAGTGGatacaaaaaacaaacaacGGAAAACTAGCGGTCCGAAACAACCGAATCCATACTCACTAGACGAGTCGTCCATGATGTTACCGGTATTCATCGCTATAGGAGCGTTTATACCGCTATTATTCTGTTTGTGTCGACTGTGA
- the LOC129777622 gene encoding uncharacterized protein LOC129777622 isoform X2, producing the protein MKMITLNSSNVFIFTLMVVITTNAFVTESRKLDPNNSNDDDSRPSITTYDQRQTGKYNVHVNIKDVKIISVDGDKFDGEFGDDTIYDYGDYDYDPAHLTVNPLPIFGGATSTKPPKSTTKTPVSITTTKQKTTTTEPTKPPVTTSEPPKTTKPTKLDNSTQILSVHTTHIPSASNIYIFKPTPNYHPNPVHYDYQEIPVEVIVEPVLKPKYRSANTRITANRHHHYRTKPSSTDQLTGSVVHYVHSGNEATQKAAAHYETSASLGAKACAKGEYRNRTGKCRERRSGIQTPAA; encoded by the exons ATGAAGATGATAACGTTAAATTCAAGCAATGTATTCATTTTTACACTAATGGTGGTTATTACGACCAACGCGTTTGTAACGGAGAGCAGAAAACTGGATCCAAACAATTCTAATGATGATGATAGCCGACCCTCTATAACGACATACGATCAGCGCCAAACTGGAAAGTATAACGTTCATGTGAATATTAAAGATGTTAAAATAATATCTGTCGATGGCGATAAATTTGATGGTGAATTTGGG GATGATACCATCTATGATTATGGGGACTATGATTACGACCCTGCGCACTTGACAGTCAACCCGCTTCCTATTTTCGGTGGAGCAACATCCACGAAACCTCCAAAATCAACCACAAAAACACCCGTTTCTATTACTActacaaaacaaaaaacgacGACCACAGAACCAACCAAGCCTCCTGTCACCACCAGTGAGCCACCGAAAACTACAAAACCCACGAAACTCGACAACTCGACTCAGATTCTATCTGTTCACACTACACACATTCCGTCTGCCAGCAATATCTACATCTTTAAGCCTACCCCCAATTACCATCCCAATCCTGTCCACTACGACTATCAGGAAATCCCTGTTGAGGTAATCGTTGAACCTGTACTGAAACCGAAATATCGCAGCGCTAATACGCGCATCACGGCAAACCGACATCATCATTACCGCACTAAACCATcctccacggatcagttgaccGGTAGCGTAGTTCATTACGTCCATTCGGGAAATGAAGCGACACAAAAGGCAGCAGCCCACTACGAAACGTCTGCATCCCTTGGGGCCAAGGCTTGTGCCAAGGGCGAGTATCGTAACAGGACTGGCAAATGTCGCGAGCGAAGATCTGGAAT ACAGACGCCGGCTGCTTAA
- the LOC129777622 gene encoding uncharacterized protein LOC129777622 isoform X1, producing MKMITLNSSNVFIFTLMVVITTNAFVTESRKLDPNNSNDDDSRPSITTYDQRQTGKYNVHVNIKDVKIISVDGDKFDGEFGDDTIYDYGDYDYDPAHLTVNPLPIFGGATSTKPPKSTTKTPVSITTTKQKTTTTEPTKPPVTTSEPPKTTKPTKLDNSTQILSVHTTHIPSASNIYIFKPTPNYHPNPVHYDYQEIPVEVIVEPVLKPKYRSANTRITANRHHHYRTKPSSTDQLTGSVVHYVHSGNEATQKAAAHYETSASLGAKACAKGEYRNRTGKCRERRSGIRRLLNLLASFKEKDD from the exons ATGAAGATGATAACGTTAAATTCAAGCAATGTATTCATTTTTACACTAATGGTGGTTATTACGACCAACGCGTTTGTAACGGAGAGCAGAAAACTGGATCCAAACAATTCTAATGATGATGATAGCCGACCCTCTATAACGACATACGATCAGCGCCAAACTGGAAAGTATAACGTTCATGTGAATATTAAAGATGTTAAAATAATATCTGTCGATGGCGATAAATTTGATGGTGAATTTGGG GATGATACCATCTATGATTATGGGGACTATGATTACGACCCTGCGCACTTGACAGTCAACCCGCTTCCTATTTTCGGTGGAGCAACATCCACGAAACCTCCAAAATCAACCACAAAAACACCCGTTTCTATTACTActacaaaacaaaaaacgacGACCACAGAACCAACCAAGCCTCCTGTCACCACCAGTGAGCCACCGAAAACTACAAAACCCACGAAACTCGACAACTCGACTCAGATTCTATCTGTTCACACTACACACATTCCGTCTGCCAGCAATATCTACATCTTTAAGCCTACCCCCAATTACCATCCCAATCCTGTCCACTACGACTATCAGGAAATCCCTGTTGAGGTAATCGTTGAACCTGTACTGAAACCGAAATATCGCAGCGCTAATACGCGCATCACGGCAAACCGACATCATCATTACCGCACTAAACCATcctccacggatcagttgaccGGTAGCGTAGTTCATTACGTCCATTCGGGAAATGAAGCGACACAAAAGGCAGCAGCCCACTACGAAACGTCTGCATCCCTTGGGGCCAAGGCTTGTGCCAAGGGCGAGTATCGTAACAGGACTGGCAAATGTCGCGAGCGAAGATCTGGAAT ACGCCGGCTGCTTAATTTGTTAGCATCTTTCAAGGAAAAGGACGACTGA